The Torulaspora globosa chromosome 8, complete sequence genome segment TGCATTTGGTGAGCCAGAATTGCTATGAATACCTGTGCTCTGCAACTGTGAAGGTACcagcttctttttgaatctcAAGGTCGGATCCTCAAGAGTCGGTTCCACGATATTCGAGAGGTCCATCATTCGCGAGAGCAAAGGAGACGATATTCTGCTGATGGTTTGATTCATGTTTAGATATTGACTTGAATTCGGCGTTGTAGACCTTATGGAGCTACTCTGTGGTCTATTGATTCCTGAGCCTAGCATGGGCATCGTCTTATTCTCCTCCAATTGTTGCAATTCTTGAGAGCTGTGGTTCAATAGTTCACCAAAGCTTTTAAGTCTGTTTTCCTGGTCTGCCGTATCAGGGACGTGCAGTTGGGGCTTCAGTTCCTCCTTCTTAGTCGCATTCCACTTGTCTGCAAGTTTATCGACATCGATGCCGACAGCATCATCCACACATAAGCACTTCCCAGCCTTCTTGCCAATGGGCAACCACTCCTGCAGAGCAAAGTTAACCGACTCGGCCAAATTATAACCGTAGTTGAATCCTGCATGATAGCCATAAGGAAACGTGATTATGAATTCTCGCTGGCGATGAACAATCTTATTGCATCGTATGCCATTTTTCCGCAAAAGCTTTGGCGACACAAGGAACATCTTATGTCTCAGGAACTCCGGGCACTTGGCAGCATCCATAGGAAATTGATCCTTCATGAATCTGTAGAATTTATCCCGATCCTCCTGCGGGATAGCGTACCACTGTTTTGGAGCTCCAAAGTGAATGTAGTTTATGGAGTAAAGATCCTGGTCTTCCAAATGCCATGCGTACGACGCCTTCCACAGCCCCGCATACAGATACGAGTTGTTCACCCCCGGCAacttctgctccatctgaTCCAGCAGGTTCGGCAACTTTGCCACGttccaaatcttcaaatcctgcGGAAAAACAGATCCCAGCGTATCTGCCCCATACATCGGCGCGGTGAAGTTCAAAGTTTTCCAGTAGTACGACTCCAGAGACTCCAATCTCTGCGCGTCGTCGAACTCCCGCAGGTTATCTGCATTGAAATGGTCCCTGAACTCCTCGAAATTCTCCGCACTGAAATTATCCGGGTTCCTGAGCTTAATCCTGGACGATTTCACCGGCGGCGAGGGCAGCCGGCCCTCGCCGTTGCCGTTACCTGGCGAGTCGGGCAACGTGTAGTCACGTGACAGGTCTTTCCACTGTATGATGTTGTACACCTTGCTCTTCTCCACGTTCTGCACCATGAACACTCCCTGAGCGCCGGCAATGTGCTGCTGGATTGGTTTCCGTATCTTAATCCCCTGCAGAATCTCTCTTTTTGGCGGGAAATCCACCATATCAAGCCACTCCTGCGGAGGCACGATCTTGACGATCCCGCTCCGCATCCCATACTCGTTGATCGACCGAACAAACGAGTAGAAATCCTGAAACTGCTCAAAACTCGGTCTGAACACGGGCACCCCGTCTACCACTTCCGCGACTTCACACCCGCTCATCTCGACAAGAACCGAACCAACTCTGCTGCCGCTGTTCTTTCTGAATCAGCCTTTCAATACTCACTCCGCTGATCAACAGCCCTATCGTCGATCCTGCAACCAGAATCTGTGTTCTGCTCTTCTGGTGTTGTGTTGTTGATCCCTTATGCCTTCCCTTTTCCCTTGCTCCTTTAAACTTTTTTCTCCAGAAAATTTCACAACAAGAAACGacggcgatgagctctAAAAATTTCAACTAACAGTATAAAAGTTGCGAGAGAGCAGCGGATTGTGGGACAGTAGGGCCCGATGGCGGTGGTTTCTTGGTTGGTAATCGGTCTGTGCGTGTTTTGAAATGCAATTGACCCTTTTTCGGGACTCAATTTGGACCACTGGGTGTCTTTTGGCGTAGGTCGATCGTGTGAAGGACGTAGAGTTGTAGTTAGTGTGTTAAGTAGTCGGAAGTGGCCAGGCTGCCCATGGCAGCGGCATGCCGGCGGTAGAGGAGGCCCGGCTGGGCCAGTAGACGACGGATCGCTGTCATGTGATGGGGTTCTGGCAAAAATTTTGGGTTTGTAGCTTGGTGCTCTTGTAAGTACAGCTGGAGGTATCTTGGAGGCAGAACTGCACGAATGTGGTCGACAAGGCGGCTGTGGAAGTGGAATTTGGATAGGGTGATGAGCAGCGTCGACTCGTGTGCGGTAGGGATGGGGCTTCCTAGCTTCCGGCTCGATAAGGTCGAGCGAGGAATCTGCGGTCTGTTGAACGACTTCACTCGGGAGTATAACGAGCGTaacaagctgaaggagcCGCTGACGTTGAGAATCTCCGGCGGATGGGTCCGCGACAAGATCCTGGGGCGCGAGTCGCACGACTTGGACATCTCGATCAACGTTATGTCTGGGGAGCAGTTTGCGACCCAACTGAGCCGGTTCCTGACCGAGAACTTCGACAAGTACGGTGTTAAGCCGCACTCAGTGCACAAGATCGGCATAAACCCTGCCAAGTCCAAGCACTTGGAGACCGCCACGACGAAGCTGTTTGGCGTGGAGGTGGACTTTGTTAATCTGAGATCGGAGGAGTATTCGGATCACTCCCGCATACCGGTGACGAAATTTGGCACCGCCAGGGAGGATGCCCTTAGACGTGATGCTACGCTGAACGCTCTGTTTTACAATATCCAACTGAATCGGGTCGAGGACTTCACCGGGACGGGACTGCAGGACTTGAAAAACGGCATACTAAGAACTCCGCTGCCGCCAAGGCAGACGTTTCTTGATGATCCGCTGCGGGTGCTGAGACTGATTAGGTTTGCGTCGAGGTATAATTTCCGCATCGAGGACAGCGTCCTGAAGGAGATGCAGGACCCGGAGATCAATGCGGCTTTCAGTACCAAGGTTTCTAACGAAAGGATCGGCACTGAGGTGGAGAAAATTTTGGAGGGCCCCAACCCTTTGCTGGGCTTGGCTTTGATCCAAAAGACTCATATAGAGAATGTTGTTTTCTCGTGGCACCATGACGTGGATctcatcaatttcaacaAACAGCATTGTAAAGATCTGCCAGTCATTGACAGGCTCTATGACGATGGCGTGTTGAATGCTCATCTATGCAAGGTAGTCGAAAACTTTGAGTCGTTTGTCAGCGATTTGGGTACTTTATCTTCTTTGATGGCGGGATCTGCGGAATGGAAGCGATCTTTCATCTTATCTGCATGTCTGATGCCAATGGAGGGCCTAAAGATAATCTGGACTACGAGGAAAACGATGAACAATACTATGCCCGCTGTGGAGAGCATTCTAAAAGATGGACTCAAGATTGGTAAAAACGGAGCGGCCCAGGTCTCAAGAGTTGTCGATTCGC includes the following:
- the CCA1 gene encoding tRNA adenylyltransferase (ancestral locus Anc_8.233); amino-acid sequence: MWSTRRLWKWNLDRVMSSVDSCAVGMGLPSFRLDKVERGICGLLNDFTREYNERNKLKEPLTLRISGGWVRDKILGRESHDLDISINVMSGEQFATQLSRFLTENFDKYGVKPHSVHKIGINPAKSKHLETATTKLFGVEVDFVNLRSEEYSDHSRIPVTKFGTAREDALRRDATLNALFYNIQLNRVEDFTGTGLQDLKNGILRTPLPPRQTFLDDPLRVLRLIRFASRYNFRIEDSVLKEMQDPEINAAFSTKVSNERIGTEVEKILEGPNPLLGLALIQKTHIENVVFSWHHDVDLINFNKQHCKDLPVIDRLYDDGVLNAHLCKVVENFESFVSDLGTLSSLMAGSAEWKRSFILSACLMPMEGLKIIWTTRKTMNNTMPAVESILKDGLKIGKNGAAQVSRVVDSLTSYEQMIKKFSEDRAQLSRSDIGIFLRSLKGDWQITHFVSLFKQYPGCEKRQLVQVMEQYASFYDYVYAEQLENCHDMKPLINGKEMVSLLKMKGGPWLGKINDRAIMWQLDHPSGTSEELLDYVKSILPEYT
- a CDS encoding uncharacterized protein (ancestral locus Anc_8.234), which produces MSGCEVAEVVDGVPVFRPSFEQFQDFYSFVRSINEYGMRSGIVKIVPPQEWLDMVDFPPKREILQGIKIRKPIQQHIAGAQGVFMVQNVEKSKVYNIIQWKDLSRDYTLPDSPGNGNGEGRLPSPPVKSSRIKLRNPDNFSAENFEEFRDHFNADNLREFDDAQRLESLESYYWKTLNFTAPMYGADTLGSVFPQDLKIWNVAKLPNLLDQMEQKLPGVNNSYLYAGLWKASYAWHLEDQDLYSINYIHFGAPKQWYAIPQEDRDKFYRFMKDQFPMDAAKCPEFLRHKMFLVSPKLLRKNGIRCNKIVHRQREFIITFPYGYHAGFNYGYNLAESVNFALQEWLPIGKKAGKCLCVDDAVGIDVDKLADKWNATKKEELKPQLHVPDTADQENRLKSFGELLNHSSQELQQLEENKTMPMLGSGINRPQSSSIRSTTPNSSQYLNMNQTISRISSPLLSRMMDLSNIVEPTLEDPTLRFKKKLVPSQLQSTGIHSNSGSPNASMRMTLPTNDTNNNGNGLTMPSMGVGASNPPSALLDDNDDNMLALSLASMANSGASSPRLTLPSLNSPIEHANPPSGANANSTVQEQDSTQNNSIVSPKPSYSHNPLSYYSAATAKPVTSSGGLAPLSPTTSNLPFIKKLKSPNIVTLNISRESSRSPVSFANDYRTPLAPNNPLAYSSSVSSTLNQVHNFNSTSTSSSVAEGSPSPKPPEAKRPKLESKVFSPTSATKRKQDLINTSSSQPPKFSSSEIVMSENGKVYICQECKRQFSSGHHLTRHKKSVHSGEKPYSCPKCGKKFKRRDHVLQHLNKKIPCTQEGEGLSTAPKRENGGRVEQSGTV